In Tolypothrix sp. NIES-4075, the following proteins share a genomic window:
- a CDS encoding DUF1361 domain-containing protein — MKGQLFELIPTLMQVLQRNVGWMTWNLFLAFIPLALSVWLFRTKRGRSWVWWFGFLVFFAFLPNAPYLLTDVIHLIDDIRTVQSVWLITLVLIPVYLLVILSGFGAYVISLINWGYYLHRIGKSQWILGVELITHAFNAVGIYWGRFLRFNSWDFITQPDAVLTKGVEEILGKQPLVIIAITFVVLTALHWLMKRVILSFIRQPQNGADIKSRSSNPNTHNAG; from the coding sequence ATGAAAGGACAACTTTTTGAATTAATACCCACACTCATGCAAGTCTTGCAAAGAAATGTGGGCTGGATGACTTGGAACTTATTTCTGGCTTTTATACCTTTAGCTTTGAGTGTTTGGCTGTTTCGCACTAAACGCGGACGTTCTTGGGTTTGGTGGTTCGGATTCCTGGTGTTCTTCGCTTTTTTACCGAATGCGCCTTATTTATTAACTGATGTAATTCACCTGATAGATGATATCCGTACAGTTCAATCTGTATGGTTGATTACTTTAGTGCTAATTCCAGTGTATTTGCTGGTGATTTTATCTGGATTTGGAGCTTACGTAATATCTTTAATTAATTGGGGTTACTACTTACACCGCATTGGCAAAAGTCAGTGGATTTTGGGGGTTGAGTTGATTACCCATGCTTTCAATGCCGTTGGTATTTATTGGGGGCGGTTTTTGCGTTTCAACAGTTGGGATTTTATTACGCAACCGGATGCAGTACTCACTAAAGGTGTAGAGGAAATTCTTGGTAAACAGCCTTTGGTGATTATCGCCATCACTTTTGTAGTTTTAACAGCGTTGCACTGGCTGATGAAACGAGTGATTTTAAGTTTTATCAGGCAACCGCAGAATGGAGCAGATATTAAGTCACGCTCATCGAATCCTAACACCCACAACGCTGGGTAA
- a CDS encoding baeRF7 domain-containing protein, with product MALLSIDELKSLVENSQQPCVSLYMPMQKAGPEVRQNPIRFKNLIREAEARLDTMESRHTEAVDFLQPAKELDTAEFWENQDHGLVIFVSPNVFRYYQLPMEFQELVVVSDQFHLKPLLHLVNNDGRFYVLALSQKDVKFFEGTRYSIKEVEVKNMPKSLDEALQYDETASYGQFRIATSKGGTSNSFSQPGSFHGQGSPDRDEHQKDILQFFHAIDAPLHEKLRNQKAPLVLAGVEYLHPIYREANTYPHLVEEGITRRPEIFQAEELHEDAWQIVEPMFSQAQKDAMELYQQLAGEGTGKASSDIKEIISAAYYQRVDSLFVPVGQQIWGKFDPENMSVDLHPEPEPDDEDMLDFAAIHTLLNSGTVYTVEPEKVPNGAHAAAIFRY from the coding sequence ATGGCGCTATTGTCTATTGACGAACTAAAAAGTTTAGTAGAAAACTCTCAACAACCATGTGTTTCTCTATATATGCCCATGCAAAAAGCCGGACCAGAGGTTCGACAAAACCCAATTCGCTTCAAAAATTTAATTCGTGAAGCAGAAGCACGCTTAGATACAATGGAGTCTCGTCACACAGAGGCTGTTGATTTCCTACAGCCAGCCAAGGAACTTGATACGGCTGAGTTTTGGGAAAACCAAGACCACGGATTGGTAATTTTTGTTTCTCCAAATGTATTTCGCTACTACCAACTGCCGATGGAGTTTCAAGAATTAGTGGTTGTTAGCGACCAATTCCACCTCAAACCATTGCTACATCTGGTTAACAACGATGGACGCTTTTATGTCCTAGCTTTGAGCCAAAAGGATGTTAAGTTTTTTGAGGGAACACGCTACAGCATCAAAGAGGTAGAGGTAAAAAATATGCCTAAGAGCCTCGATGAAGCACTTCAATATGACGAAACTGCGTCATACGGTCAATTTCGGATTGCCACATCAAAAGGGGGAACCTCAAATTCTTTTTCTCAGCCTGGTTCGTTTCACGGGCAAGGAAGTCCTGACCGGGATGAGCATCAGAAAGACATCCTCCAATTCTTTCACGCTATTGATGCCCCATTACACGAGAAACTGCGAAATCAAAAAGCACCTTTAGTTTTGGCAGGAGTTGAGTATCTGCATCCGATTTACCGCGAGGCAAATACTTATCCGCATTTGGTAGAAGAAGGCATTACTCGCAGACCGGAAATTTTCCAAGCAGAAGAATTGCACGAAGATGCTTGGCAAATCGTGGAACCTATGTTTTCTCAAGCACAAAAGGATGCAATGGAACTTTATCAGCAACTAGCTGGGGAGGGGACTGGTAAAGCTTCTAGTGATATCAAAGAAATCATTTCAGCAGCTTATTACCAAAGAGTTGATTCTTTGTTTGTACCTGTAGGGCAGCAAATATGGGGTAAGTTCGATCCAGAAAACATGAGTGTCGATTTACACCCAGAACCAGAGCCAGACGATGAGGATATGTTAGATTTTGCCGCGATTCATACGCTTTTAAACAGTGGTACGGTTTACACCGTTGAGCCAGAAAAAGTGCCAAATGGCGCACATGCGGCGGCAATTTTCCGATATTAA
- a CDS encoding putative PEP-binding protein, producing the protein MDKLYWLDQIKLQDRAKVGDKAFHLGRIMQRGYPVKPGFVVGAEVLRQFLETLNSSEALVADLPYSSLHLDVDNWRQLQQVAGHLHQEIIAATVPSKWVNKILEAAKEWKTACLIFRPSVAIPTATHQVGNISGLLESQICHCDYEAIALALKTTWSQLFRAKSLLYWQRLGIDLRQINLAVLVQPIENALASGLLNSNTSGWDIEATWGLGIALQHGEVQPDVYYIQRETGIVRERQLGNKMLAYGLDDTPPDSLALDSTLVAHLLESSQQKQYALEEEYLQQLIELANLLENDLGTNYTVEWTISEEFSTPKLYLTKVSAPQFVVHNTHFLKGIGAGTGRVTATAYVVNSLLSSEQLPLGVILVAQAIAPDWLPLMQQVNGIITEKGGLTSHAAILARELGIPAVVSAKDATALIQTGDRLLLDGDRGEVYRVRKENGESQEVPLTIQPTPKHKAQPSQLGNFTKEPLASNSPILLSAHLPMIATQLLVNLSQPSLIEQVQSLPVDGVGLIRSELMVLTILEGQHPNSWLSSGRKAQLLELWSEQMMQFVRAFAPRPVFYRSLDWRSHELTSFSSNVPSSPQSMLGERGTFAYLQNSAVFELELEAIAAIQQADYNNIHLILPFVRTVEEFSFCRQKVELAGLTQKPQFQLWIMAEVPSVLFLLPEYVKAGVQGISIGTNDLTQLLLGVDREQGELASSFDERHPAVMSAVAQLIKMAKSALIPCSICGQAPALYPEIIEKLVEWGITSISVEPEAVSRTYQAIARAEQRIILEAARQQRFSSSS; encoded by the coding sequence GTGGATAAACTCTACTGGCTTGACCAAATTAAACTGCAAGACCGCGCCAAAGTTGGTGATAAAGCGTTTCACTTGGGTAGAATTATGCAGCGTGGCTACCCGGTGAAGCCTGGTTTTGTAGTAGGTGCGGAAGTTTTGCGGCAATTTCTGGAAACTCTCAATAGTTCAGAGGCATTAGTTGCTGATTTGCCTTATTCTTCGTTACACCTAGATGTGGATAATTGGCGTCAATTGCAACAGGTGGCTGGTCACTTACATCAGGAAATTATCGCGGCGACTGTACCATCAAAGTGGGTGAATAAAATTCTCGAAGCAGCTAAGGAATGGAAAACTGCGTGTTTAATTTTTCGACCTAGTGTAGCGATACCGACTGCAACGCATCAAGTAGGCAATATATCTGGGTTGCTGGAGTCGCAAATTTGCCATTGTGACTATGAAGCGATCGCTTTGGCATTAAAAACCACTTGGAGTCAATTATTTCGTGCCAAAAGTTTACTATATTGGCAACGTCTCGGAATTGACCTGCGACAAATTAATTTAGCAGTTTTGGTGCAACCAATTGAAAATGCACTCGCTAGCGGTTTACTCAATTCCAACACCTCTGGATGGGATATTGAAGCAACCTGGGGATTGGGAATAGCACTGCAACACGGCGAAGTTCAGCCGGATGTCTACTACATTCAACGGGAAACCGGCATTGTCAGAGAACGACAACTGGGCAATAAAATGCTTGCTTATGGTCTTGATGATACACCACCCGATTCTTTGGCGCTAGATAGCACTTTGGTGGCACATTTGCTTGAGTCATCTCAACAAAAACAGTACGCTTTAGAAGAAGAATATTTGCAACAATTAATTGAACTGGCGAATCTACTTGAAAACGATCTCGGTACAAATTATACCGTTGAGTGGACTATCTCTGAGGAATTTTCAACCCCAAAGCTTTATCTGACAAAAGTTAGCGCTCCCCAATTTGTCGTTCACAATACACACTTTCTCAAGGGAATAGGAGCAGGGACGGGTCGTGTGACAGCGACTGCTTATGTAGTAAATTCGCTTTTATCATCGGAGCAACTACCATTAGGAGTGATTTTGGTTGCACAAGCGATCGCCCCTGATTGGCTACCGTTAATGCAACAAGTTAACGGTATTATCACTGAAAAAGGAGGATTGACTAGCCATGCGGCAATTCTTGCCAGAGAGTTGGGCATCCCAGCAGTAGTGAGCGCAAAAGATGCTACAGCTTTAATTCAAACAGGCGATCGCCTACTTTTGGATGGTGACAGAGGAGAAGTCTATCGTGTAAGAAAAGAAAATGGAGAAAGTCAGGAAGTTCCCCTCACTATCCAACCGACACCAAAGCACAAAGCGCAACCCTCTCAACTGGGCAACTTCACAAAAGAACCTTTAGCCTCTAATTCCCCTATCCTTTTGTCAGCGCACCTACCCATGATTGCTACACAGTTGCTGGTTAATTTAAGTCAGCCCAGCCTGATAGAGCAGGTGCAAAGCTTGCCTGTAGATGGGGTAGGATTGATACGCTCAGAATTGATGGTGTTAACAATACTCGAAGGGCAACATCCTAATAGTTGGCTTTCTAGCGGACGTAAGGCACAATTATTAGAGCTATGGTCTGAGCAAATGATGCAGTTTGTTCGTGCTTTTGCACCACGACCAGTTTTTTATCGCTCTTTGGATTGGCGATCGCACGAATTGACATCATTTAGCTCTAATGTACCATCTTCCCCACAGTCAATGTTAGGTGAGCGTGGCACTTTTGCTTATTTGCAAAATTCCGCAGTTTTTGAGTTGGAACTTGAAGCAATAGCTGCAATACAGCAAGCAGACTACAACAATATCCATTTAATATTGCCTTTTGTTCGCACTGTGGAAGAGTTTTCTTTTTGTCGTCAAAAAGTTGAGTTAGCAGGGTTAACTCAAAAGCCACAATTTCAACTGTGGATTATGGCAGAAGTGCCAAGCGTGCTATTTTTATTGCCAGAATATGTGAAAGCAGGTGTACAAGGAATTTCGATTGGTACAAATGACCTAACTCAACTACTGTTAGGAGTAGATCGAGAACAAGGAGAGTTAGCGTCTTCATTTGATGAACGACATCCGGCAGTAATGAGTGCCGTAGCTCAACTAATTAAGATGGCAAAATCTGCTCTTATTCCTTGCTCAATTTGCGGACAAGCACCAGCGCTGTATCCAGAAATTATTGAGAAGTTGGTAGAATGGGGGATTACGTCTATATCTGTAGAACCAGAAGCGGTATCGAGGACATATCAAGCGATCGCTCGTGCCGAACAAAGAATAATTCTAGAAGCAGCACGACAACAAAGATTTAGCAGCAGTAGTTGA